A region of Piscinibacter gummiphilus DNA encodes the following proteins:
- a CDS encoding carbohydrate ABC transporter permease yields MNRLAIPWVRTLSAWSAALLLFFPLFWLGLTAFKTEMQAIAVPPRAFFTPTLDTFAEVNARSDYLRHAGNSLVSSVASTVLGLLLAAPAAYAMVFFRTRNTRGLLMWMLSTKMMPAVGALLPVYVLAQSAGLLDSLWSLVAVFTMTNLPIMVWMLYSAFKDVPREIIEASRLDGASTWAEFRHVVLPLTKGGIASTGLLCLVLAWNEAFWSLNLTSAHAATLAGLIASYASPEGLFWAKLSAASLMAIAPVVVFGWFCQKQLVQGLTFGATK; encoded by the coding sequence ATGAATCGCCTCGCCATCCCGTGGGTCCGCACCCTCTCCGCCTGGAGCGCCGCACTGCTGCTGTTCTTCCCGCTGTTCTGGCTCGGCCTCACGGCGTTCAAGACGGAGATGCAGGCCATCGCCGTGCCGCCTCGGGCGTTCTTCACCCCGACGCTGGACACCTTCGCCGAGGTGAACGCGCGCAGCGACTACCTGCGCCATGCGGGCAACTCGCTCGTGTCGAGCGTGGCCTCCACGGTGCTGGGCCTGCTGCTCGCCGCACCGGCCGCGTACGCGATGGTGTTCTTCCGCACGCGCAACACACGCGGCCTGCTGATGTGGATGCTGTCGACGAAGATGATGCCGGCGGTGGGCGCGCTGCTGCCGGTCTACGTGCTGGCGCAGTCGGCCGGGCTGCTGGACTCGCTGTGGAGCCTCGTCGCCGTCTTCACGATGACGAACCTGCCGATCATGGTGTGGATGCTCTACAGCGCGTTCAAGGACGTGCCGAGGGAGATCATCGAGGCCTCGCGCCTCGACGGCGCGTCGACGTGGGCGGAGTTCCGCCACGTGGTGCTGCCGCTCACGAAGGGTGGCATCGCGAGCACCGGGCTGCTGTGCCTCGTGCTGGCCTGGAACGAGGCCTTCTGGTCGCTCAACCTCACGTCGGCCCACGCGGCCACGCTGGCCGGGCTGATCGCGTCGTATGCCAGCCCCGAGGGCCTGTTCTGGGCGAAGCTGTCGGCCGCCTCGCTGATGGCGATCGCACCCGTCGTGGTGTTCGGCTGGTTCTGCCAGAAGCAGCTGGTGCAGGGCCTGACCTTCGGCGCCACGAAGTGA
- a CDS encoding carbohydrate ABC transporter permease encodes MNALPAPLRHRPSHRTRRLLLAPAVVTLFLWMIVPLAMTVWFSLIRYNLMQPGEHGFAGLENYHYFLTDPDFWPSVRHTLVLSASVIAITVVLGTGLALLVNEPFPGRGIVRVLLVSPFFVMPTVNALLWKHMMMNPIHGLLAQVWAFFGATPVDWMTDVPLLSVVIMLSWQWLPFACLVFITALQSLDRELLDAARLDGASRFQRFRHFVLPHLGRSIAVVVMIEMIFLLSVFAEIFTTTSGGPGNESTNLAFLVYKQALMNFDVGVASAGALIAVLLANVAAVFLIHLVGRNLD; translated from the coding sequence ATGAACGCCCTCCCCGCCCCCCTCCGTCACCGCCCGTCGCACCGGACGCGCCGCCTGCTGCTCGCGCCCGCGGTGGTCACGCTGTTCCTGTGGATGATCGTGCCGCTCGCGATGACGGTCTGGTTCTCGCTGATCCGCTACAACCTGATGCAGCCCGGCGAACACGGCTTCGCCGGCCTGGAGAACTACCACTACTTCCTGACCGACCCGGACTTCTGGCCGTCGGTGCGCCACACGCTCGTGCTGTCCGCCTCGGTGATCGCGATCACGGTGGTGCTGGGCACGGGCCTCGCGCTGCTGGTGAACGAGCCGTTCCCGGGCCGCGGGATCGTGCGCGTGCTGCTGGTCTCGCCCTTCTTCGTGATGCCCACGGTCAACGCGCTGCTGTGGAAGCACATGATGATGAACCCGATCCACGGCCTGCTCGCCCAGGTGTGGGCATTCTTCGGTGCCACGCCGGTCGACTGGATGACCGACGTGCCGCTGCTGTCGGTGGTGATCATGCTGTCGTGGCAATGGCTGCCGTTCGCGTGCCTGGTGTTCATCACCGCGCTGCAGTCCCTCGACCGTGAACTGCTCGACGCGGCCCGGCTGGACGGGGCCAGCCGCTTCCAGCGGTTCCGCCATTTCGTGCTGCCGCACCTCGGCCGTTCCATCGCCGTCGTCGTGATGATCGAGATGATCTTCCTGCTGAGTGTGTTCGCCGAGATTTTCACCACCACGTCGGGCGGCCCCGGCAACGAGAGCACGAACCTCGCGTTCCTGGTCTACAAGCAGGCGCTGATGAACTTCGACGTGGGCGTGGCCTCGGCCGGGGCGCTGATCGCGGTGCTGCTGGCCAACGTCGCGGCGGTGTTCCTGATCCACCTCGTCGGCAGGAACCTCGACTGA